The genomic segment GGGTTCGACGCCTGCCCACTCGATGGCCCTCTGGAAGATCTCCTTGGCCGGTTTTTTCCATCCCACCTCGTGGGAGAGGATCCACCGCTCCAGTTCCCTCACCACGGGGAATTTGGAGAGGATGTAATCGAAATGGAGGGGGTTGGTGTTGGAGACGAGGCCGAGCCTCTTTCTTCCTTTCAACGCCCGGATCGTCTCGCTCACCTCCACGTCCTCCCAGAAGATGTCGTTCCAGATGGGGGCGAACTCCTCGAAGGAGAGGCCGAGCTGGAGTTCCTCCTTCAACGCGTTGAAGAAGCGGTCGGTCGTGATCCTCCCCTTTTCGTAATCGTTGATGGCCCCATGTTCGAAGTCGAAGAGGTAGGAGAAGATCCGTTGGGGATCCCGATAGGAGGGATTGGCCGTGTACCGGGAGAGCTTCTCGGCGATCTGATAATGATTGAAGGGCAGGATGACGTTGCCCAGGTCGAAGAGGATGACCTCGATCGGGCCCCGATCGGTGCTCATCGCGGCCTCCTGGGCGGATAGGCCTCCCGACGAAAATATCGTTCGATCGCCCGGGTCAGAGCAGGGATGGTATATACCTCCGGCTGAATATGAACCCTCAAACCCGCCTCCCTCGCGCTTTCGGCGGTCACCGGTCCGATGCAGGCGATGGCCACTCCTTTGAGTAAAGCCGGGACCTCCTCCCCTTTGAGGAGGTCGATGAAATGGTGGACCGTCGAGGAAGAGGTGAACGTGACGACGTCGACCTTCCTCTGCCCGAGGAGTTTTTTCAGCCGTATTGAGGCGCCCTTCGGTTTGACGGTCCGGTAGGCCTCCACCTGATCGACCCGGGCTCCCATCGATTGCAACCCTTCGGGCAGGACCTCCCTGGCCCTCTCCGCCCTGGCCAAGAGGATCCGTTTGCCCTCGATCCCTTTCCTTTTTAACCCTCTCAAAATCGATTCGGCCACAAACTGTTTTGGGATATACTCTACCCTGACCCCTCGCTTTCTTAAGGCCTCGGCCGTGGCCGGACCGATGGCACAGATCCTTGCCTTGGAAAGGGAACGAGGGGTCTTTCCCATCTCTTTCAATCGATCGAAGAAGAAGGCGACCCCATTGACGCTCGTGAAGATGATCCAGTCGTAGGATCGAAGAGAAGAGATCGCCCGGTCCATCCCCTCCCAGCTCCGGGGAGGGACGATTTCGATCATGGGCAAGGGGATCACCTCGGCCCCCAATCTTTCGAGCCGGGAGGCAAAATCGGCCGACTGCTCCCGGGCCCGGGTGACGAGGATCGTCTTGCCCGAAAGGGGTTTTTTCCTCACGGGGTTAGCGACCTCCCGTAGACTTGGTCGAGGATCTCCTTTGCCCCACGACCGAGAAGGATCTCCGCCAATTCGAAACCGACTCGCTCTGCCTCCTCGGGTCGGCCTTCGAGATGGTGTCGCAGAAGCCTCTTTCCGTCGATCGTCCCCACCAATCCGTCCATTTGAAGGAAGGAGCCCACGACTTGGGCAAAGGCCGCGATGGGCACCTGACAGCCCCCTTCCAGCCTCCTCAGGAACGATCTCTCCGCAAGGACGGCGAGGGAGGAGTCCCTGTCGTTCAGAAACCGGATCTTCTCCTCCACCCCCTCATCCCCTTTCCGGGTCTCGATCCCCAGGGCCCCTTGGCCGATGGCCGGAAGGGAGATCTCGGTCGAGAGAATCTCCGTCGCCCTTTCCAAAAGGCCGAGCCTTCTCAAACCCGCGCTGGCCAGGACGATCCCATCGAGGTCGCCCTTGGCGAGCTTTTTGAGACGGGTATCGAGATTGCCCCTGAGGGGGATCAATTTCAGGTCGGGCCTGAAGTGAAGCAGTTGGGCCTGGCGCCTGAGGCTGCTTGTGCCGATCTTGGCCCCTGGCGGAAGATCCTTCAGGCGCACGCCCTCTCTTGAAACGAAGGCGTCACGGGGATCCTCCCTGAGGGTGATGGCAGCCAGATGGAGGCCATCGGGAAGCTCTGTGGGGACGTCCTTGATGCTGTGGACCGCAAGATCGATCTCTTTCGCGAGGAGGGCCTCCTCGATCTCTTTCACGAAGAGCCCCTTGCCGCCGATCCTGGACAGAGGGGCATTCTGGATCTTGTCGCCCGTCGTTTTGATTCTGATCAGGGAGACCTTGAGACCAGGGTGTCTTGCTTCGAGCCTCTCCTTCACCCAGTTGGCCTGAAAGAGGGCGAGGGGGCTTCCCCGGGTGCCGATTTTCAGTTCACGAGGGACCATCCGGATCGAACGTCCTTTCTTTCCTCTCCCGTTGAGGGGCCTCCGGAAGCTGAAAGAGCGTCCGGAGGGCATCGACATAGAGGTTGGACATCCCCTCTTCGTCCTTGCCTTTGAGCCGGCTGATCGGACCGTGGAGGATCTTGTTGACGATGGCCAGGGTCATCGCCTCGAGGGATTGTCGCTCCTTCTCCGAGAGTTGGGGGTGGAGGGCGAGCATCTTGGCCACCTCCCTCTTTCGGATCTCTTCACACTTCTCCCTCAGGGCGACGATGGTGGGGGTGAGGTCGAGGGATTGGTACCACCGGACAAATTTTCCGACCTCCTCCTGAACGATCGCCTCCGCCTTCTGGGCCTCCTGCTGCCGGTCCTTCATATTCTCGTAAGCCACCTTCTGGAGGTCGTCGATGTTATAGAGGTAGACATTTTCCAGCTCTCCCACCGCCGGTTCGACATCCCGGGGATCGGCGATGTCGATGAAGAAGATCGGCCTCTGTTTTCGGATCCTCATCAATTTTGAAATTTGGGATTGGAGGAGGAGGTAGTGGGGAGAATCGGTGGCGCTGATCACAATATCGGCCCTCTTCAACCCTTCCTCCAGTTGATCGAAAGGGAGGGCTTCGGCCTGGAATTCGGAGGCCAGAGCGAGGGCCCGTTCAAAGGTTCGATTGACCACGAGAATCTTTCCGACCCCTTGAGCCAGAAGGTGCCTCGCCGCCAATTCGGCCATCTCTCCCGCGCCGAGCAAGAGGACCGTTCGTTGCTTCAGGCTCTCGAAGATCCTCTGGGCCAATTCGACGGCCACGGAGCTTACGGAGACCGCGCTGTTGCCGATGCGGGTTTCGGTCCTCACCCGTTTGGCTACGTAGAAGGCACGATGGAGGAGTCGGTGGAGGATGAGGCCAGAGGCCTTCGACTCCGCCGCCATGGCGTACGCGGACTTGAGTTGCCCAAGGATCTGAGGCTCGCCGACCACCATCGAGTCGAGGCTGGAGGCGACCCGGAAGAGGTGTCTCACCGCCTCTTCCCCGAGTTGATGGTAGAGGTTTTGTTCAAACCGGTTCAAAGGGATGCCGTGAAAATCGGAGAGAAAGGCCTTGAGATCCCGGATCGTCCTTTCGGTCTCGCCCGAGACCCCGTAGAGTTCCACCCGATTGCAGGTGGAGAGGATCATGCCCTCTTTCAACGAGGGGAGGGACCGAAGGCGCGCCAGGGCGGTCTCCATCTCGGACTCCTGAAAGGCCAACTGTTCCCGGAGGTCGATGGGCGCTGTCTTGTGGTTCAGACCGAGGAGGACGAGTTCGTGCATACGGATCCGGCACCTTCGGATGGGCTTGGGTCAGGGCTCCCAGTTCGCATAGGTGTGGAGCCCCGGCAGGAGGAGGTTGACGCCTAAAAACGTGAAGAGGACGGAGAAAAAGCCAACGATGGCCATGATCGCGGCCTTTCTCCCCCTCCAGCCGACCGTCAGGCGCTGATGGAGCATGGCCGCATAGAGGAACCAGGTGATGAGCGACCAGGTCTCCTTGGGGTCCCATCCCCAGTATCTTCCCCAGGCGTATTCGGCCCAGACCGCACCCGTGATGATGCCGAGGGTGAGCATGGGAAACCCGAAGGTGAGGGCCTGGTAGTTGAGGTCGTCCAGGACCTTGAGCGAGGGGAGCCTCCTTGCCAAGGCCCCGACCTTTTTCGATTTGAGTTGGTGTTCTTGAACGAGATAGAGGACCCCGCACCCGAAGGCCAGCGTGAAGATGGCGTTTCCGAGAAAGGCGAAGAAGACGTGGAAGGGATGCCAGAAGCTTCTCAGTACGGGGGCCAAGGGGAGGACCTCCTTGGGGAGGGCATAGGCGAAGAGCATGAGGATGAGGGCGATGGTGGTGAGAAAGGCCCCGAGGACCTTGATCGGGTATCTCACGGTGGCCATCAACAGGATCCCGACGATCATCCAGGCATAGAAGGAGAGCGATTCATGAAGGTTGGTGACCGGGGTATATCCGGCCTCGAGGTAGCGGGCGATCAGGGCGAAGGTATGAAAGACAAAGCCGAGGATCACCATCCCCGAAGCCAGCTTGGAAAGGAACTCCCTGAAGAAGAGGATATAGGCGAGGTAACCCAGGGTCCCGAGGAGGTAGAGGAGCGTCGCTATTTGGAAGAAGGTCACGTTCATCAGACCTAATTTTACCACTTTTTGGTCAATTGATGAAACTGGAGGTTTAGGACGAGATAGAACAGGGGATGGATCCAAGGCCTCTTCAATACCCTCCTGTAGATCGAGGGGAGAGAAAAGACCTCCTTCCAGACCCTCCGCATCCCCCTTTGGAGTTCCTCGACGGACATCCGCAGGGGTTTGTAGACGACATTGAGGGAGTCGTATTTCTCCCAATCCCTGCAGAAGATCCTGCCCTCTCTTTCCAACCGTTGAAACGATTCCGTGCCGGGATAAGGGGCCATGATGAAGGTGAGGGCCCAGTCCAGTTTGGCCTCGTTGCAGAAATCGATGATGCGCTGAAAGACGCCCGGGTCATCGTCGTCCAGGCCCACGATGAAGGTCCCCATGATGCCGATGCCGTGGTCATGGATCCTCTGGACGGCTTCGAGATAGCGCGAGGGTTGATTGAATCCCTTGCCCATCGTCTGGAGATTCTTGAGGGAGAAGGACTCGAAGCCGAGATTGATGGCGATGCACCCGCTTTCGGCAAAGCCTTTGAGGAGCTTCGGATCGAAGGCGATCGAGACCGGAGCATGGCCATACCAGAGCAGGTCATACGATTTCAGCAGGGAGACCAGCTCGAGGGCAAACCGTCGGTCTCCGGCGATATTGGAATCGATGATATAGAGGAGCCTCCTCTTGAGAAAGTAAGGCAGATCGCGATTGAACAAGGAGAGGACCCTCTTCAACCATGGGTCCATGACAGGCCCTTTTTGGAAGAGGGTCGACAGCTCCCGATCGATCTCTTGGAGGGGACGGCTCCGGTACCGATAACCGAAGAAAAGGGAGACGCCGCAGAAGTCGCAATGATGAGGGCATCCCCTGGTCGTTTCCAGAAGTTTCAGGGGGAAATAGGATTGGCTCTTAAGCAGCTCTCTTCTCGGGAGGGGGAGCGAGGCGGGATCGACCAATCCTTCGGCCCGGTAAATCTTTTTTAATTGTCCCCTTCTAAGGTCTTCGATCACCGAGGGCCAAATCCCTTCTGCCTCGCCCACGACCACGGCATCGACGTGCTGGAGGGCCTCCTCCGGAAGCAGGCTCGCATGAACCCCCCCCATGACCACCGGGATCCCCCTCTGCTTGAACGCTTTGGCAATCTGGTAGGCCCGGGGGGCCGAAGGGGTCTGGGCCGTGAGGCCCACCAGGTCGACCTTCTCGTCGAAGTCGATCTTTTCGCAGGCCTCATCCACGATCTTGACCTCGATCTCCGGAGGGGTGACCGCGGCCACGTAGGGGAGGTTGAGAAAGCCGAGTCGGAAGAGAAAGGCCTCTTCCTTCTTCCTCTCCCTCTCGGGCGCGACGAGGAGGATCTTCATCGATTCAAACTTAACCGATTCCGCGTCTTCAAGACAAGAAGGTGGCTCCAAAGGGGAGAGATTCTAAAAAAGCGGGCTTTCAGGGGGATCTTTTCAGCCTGTCAACACTCCATGAAACTCCTGAGCTTCTCCGCACGGCTCGGGTGGCGCAGTTTTTTTAGGGCCTTCTCCTCGATCTGACGGATCCGCTCCCGGGTGACCTTGAATTCCTGGCCCACCTCCTCGAGGGTGTGGTCATGCTCCTCGCCGATCCCGAACCGCATCCTCAGGATCTTCTCCTCCCGCTTGTCGAGGGTGGAGAAGACATGCTGGATCTGCTTGGTCAGGTTGGCACTGATGGTCGCATCCTGAGGCGAGAGGGAATCTTTGTCTACAATAAAATCTTCCAGACGGCTCTCCTCCTCGTCGCCAATGGGCGTTTCGAGGGAGATCGTCTTCTTCGTGGCCTTTAGGATCTTTTGAAGGTGGGAGAGGGAGACGCCCATCCTCTCGGCGATCTCCTCGAGGGTCGGTTCCCTTCCGATCTCCTGGACCAGGGCCTGGGAGACGCGGTTCAGTTTGTTGATCACCTCGATCATGTGGACGGGGATGCGGATGGTGCGGGCCTGATCGGCGATGGCCCGGGGGATGGCCTGGCGGACCCACCAGGTCGCATAGGTGCCGAACTTGTATCCCCGGCGGTATTCGAACTTCTCCACCGCCCTCATCAACCCGATATTGCCCTCCTGGATCAGATCGAGGAACTGAAGTCCCCGATTCATATACCGCTTCGCAATGGAGATCACCAGCCTCAGGTTGGCTTTGATCAATTCGGTCTTGGCCTCCCGGACCTGGTGTTCGGCCCTTTCGATCGACCGGATGGCCTCTTTGAGCTCCCTCGAGGAGAGGCCGCATTCCCGTTCGATCTGGCGGATTCTCTGCTGGAGGTGGCGAGCGATTCGGGCCCTTTGCCCACCGACCGTCGGCCTCGGTTCTCCCACCTTTCTCCACTCCTGATGGGCCTTCTCGAGCTCGATATGGAATTGTTTCAGCCTTTCGACGATTCGATCGATCTGTCCCTCTTTGAGGTTGATCCGTTTAAAGAGGCGGATCACCTCCTCCTGTTTTTTCTGGATCTCCGCCTCGATCGCCCTCTTCGAAGCGCTCCTTTTCAGGGTTTTCCATCTCCTCTGGAGTTTTCGAAGGGCCTCGGTCTCCCTCCGGATTTTATCGATGAGGTAGAGCAGCCTTCGCTTTAGGTACCGCTCTTCTCTCACCATGTCGCCTTCATCTTCGACCTCGCTGGTGATCTCGCCGACCCTCATGTTGCCCATCCGGAGCCCCTCCCCGAGGGCGATGATCTCCTGGATGGCCACGGGGCAGTTGAGGACGATGCGTAGGATCTCTTCCTTTCCACTTTCGATTCGCTTGGCCACCTCCACCTCTCCCTCGCGGGTCAACAAGGGGTAAGAGCCCATCTCTTTCAAATAGATCTGAACGGGATCGACCGATTTGACCTGGGAGTTTAAGGAGTCGGCCTCAGGCTCCTCATCTTCGGATAAGGAGGGACCTTCTTCCTCGAGGTCAATGACCGGAAGTTCGTCGAGAAACTCGATGCCCAGGTCTTCGGAAAGGGGGGCTGGATCGTCTCCGTTAAACTCGAGGAGGTCGGTCATCTCTGGGTCCCGATTTTCCATATCTTTCTCCTCTCCTGTTGGATCGGTTTTGACCCTAATTTAACGACTCCCGTTGAGGAAATAATCGGGCCAGGTGGGACGATGAATCTTCTAAGGATTATTAATAAAAAAAACCGCAACCGAGGCCTCCGAGCCCCTTTTTGCGGTTTTTTTTCTATCGATGCCTCATCCCCGAGTTCATCTTGGGCAACTATAATCGATTCTCCAAAAGATATCAAGAGGATTTGGATAGATTCCGATGGGAGCCGGAAGGTCTCCTCATCGATTTCGAAGGGCCTTAACCAGAAAGGTTTGGGCCCCGAATCCCCTCTCCATGAATCTTCCGAGGCACTATAAAGGAACGAAGGGATCTTTCTCCAGGTGTTCTCGCCATAGCGGTAGAGACCCGCCGGGGGGAAAGGCCAGAAGGGCGGTCGATTTGGCCGTGGGGAGATACCGCTTATCCCTTTTGTGCCCCCTTTGTCAACAAAAGATCCCTTGATTCTGGAGGGGTTTTGGGTAAAGAATGCTATCGGTCATCCATCTCGGCATTCGCCACCTTGGGGAGGGGTCGGTTATGTTTGACATCTTGCTCACCGAAGAGGAGAAATGGCTGAAACAGGAAGTGCGGAGGTTCGTGAAAGAGAGGGTTCCGAGCTCCTTGATTCGGGCGATGGATGCGGAAGAGGTGAGGTATCCGAAGGAGTACATGGAGGCCCTGGCCTCGGAAAACCTCCTCGGGCTTCGATTTTCGAAGGAGTGGGGCGGAAGGGGAATGAGTTGGACCGCAGAGGTAGCGGCGATCGAGGAGATCGGGGTGCTCGGCTCGGGCATGGCCTGCCTCTATTCCCTGGTGAGCATCGTGGGCGAGGCGATCCACGAGTTCGGCACTCCCGAACAGAAGGAGAGGTACCTCAAGCCCACGATCGAAGGAAAGCTCTGCTGCGCCGAGGCCCTGACCGAGCCCAGGGGCGGTTCGGACTTCTTCGGGGCCACGACCCTTGCGAGAAGGGACGGTGATGATTTTATCCTCAGCGGCCAGAAGAGGTTCGTGGTGGGCGCCGAAGGGGCCGACTACTTTCTGGTCTATGCCAAGACCGCGCCCGAGGCAGAGCCCCATAAGTCGATCTCCTGCTTCATCGTCGAGAGGAAGATGGGGGTCGAGGTGAAACATGTCTACGGGCTTCTTGGCTCCCGTGGAGGAGGGACAGGCCGTCTCTATTTCAGGGACACCCGTGTGCCGGCCAGCAACCTGGTAGGGCCCTTAAACGGAGGTTTTCTCGTCTTCAACCGGATGATGATCCCCGAACGACTGACAACCGCGGCCGGGGCCCTGGGCATGGCAAGGTGCTGTTTGGAGATCGCCACCCGTTACAGCCACAGGAGAAAGGCCTTCGGCGAGCCCATCCGGAGGTTTCAGGCGGTCAGTTTCAAAATCGCCGATTCGATCGCGAGATTGGATGCCGCAAGAAGCCTCGTCTATGTGACCGCAAAGCATGTCGATTCAGGGCTCGATTCGAGGAGGATGGTCTCCGAGGCCAAGAAGATCTCGACGGAGATGCTCTGGGAGGTCGTCAACCATTCGATGCAGGTGATGGGCGGCATCGGGTATACGAACGTCTATCCCATCGAGCGCTTCTTCCGGGATGCGAGGCTCCAAATGATCTGGACCGGGACGAACGAGGTGATGAACCTCCTCATCCAGCACGAGTATTATAAAGAGGTGTTGGAACAGACGGGCCAGGCGAGGGATGTCGAGGCCGATGCCGGCGACTTAGAAGGCGACGAAGAGAAGGTCTATGAATGAGAGGTTGAATCATTTTTTCAATAGCCATTGAAA from the Thermodesulfobacteriota bacterium genome contains:
- a CDS encoding HAD family phosphatase, producing the protein MSTDRGPIEVILFDLGNVILPFNHYQIAEKLSRYTANPSYRDPQRIFSYLFDFEHGAINDYEKGRITTDRFFNALKEELQLGLSFEEFAPIWNDIFWEDVEVSETIRALKGRKRLGLVSNTNPLHFDYILSKFPVVRELERWILSHEVGWKKPAKEIFQRAIEWAGVEPGRILFIDDMKTHVEAAISMGMKGIHFLSSDQLRKELSGMLDRG
- the rpoD gene encoding RNA polymerase sigma factor RpoD gives rise to the protein MENRDPEMTDLLEFNGDDPAPLSEDLGIEFLDELPVIDLEEEGPSLSEDEEPEADSLNSQVKSVDPVQIYLKEMGSYPLLTREGEVEVAKRIESGKEEILRIVLNCPVAIQEIIALGEGLRMGNMRVGEITSEVEDEGDMVREERYLKRRLLYLIDKIRRETEALRKLQRRWKTLKRSASKRAIEAEIQKKQEEVIRLFKRINLKEGQIDRIVERLKQFHIELEKAHQEWRKVGEPRPTVGGQRARIARHLQQRIRQIERECGLSSRELKEAIRSIERAEHQVREAKTELIKANLRLVISIAKRYMNRGLQFLDLIQEGNIGLMRAVEKFEYRRGYKFGTYATWWVRQAIPRAIADQARTIRIPVHMIEVINKLNRVSQALVQEIGREPTLEEIAERMGVSLSHLQKILKATKKTISLETPIGDEEESRLEDFIVDKDSLSPQDATISANLTKQIQHVFSTLDKREEKILRMRFGIGEEHDHTLEEVGQEFKVTRERIRQIEEKALKKLRHPSRAEKLRSFMEC
- the hemA gene encoding glutamyl-tRNA reductase → MHELVLLGLNHKTAPIDLREQLAFQESEMETALARLRSLPSLKEGMILSTCNRVELYGVSGETERTIRDLKAFLSDFHGIPLNRFEQNLYHQLGEEAVRHLFRVASSLDSMVVGEPQILGQLKSAYAMAAESKASGLILHRLLHRAFYVAKRVRTETRIGNSAVSVSSVAVELAQRIFESLKQRTVLLLGAGEMAELAARHLLAQGVGKILVVNRTFERALALASEFQAEALPFDQLEEGLKRADIVISATDSPHYLLLQSQISKLMRIRKQRPIFFIDIADPRDVEPAVGELENVYLYNIDDLQKVAYENMKDRQQEAQKAEAIVQEEVGKFVRWYQSLDLTPTIVALREKCEEIRKREVAKMLALHPQLSEKERQSLEAMTLAIVNKILHGPISRLKGKDEEGMSNLYVDALRTLFQLPEAPQRERKERTFDPDGPS
- a CDS encoding uroporphyrinogen-III synthase, producing MRKKPLSGKTILVTRAREQSADFASRLERLGAEVIPLPMIEIVPPRSWEGMDRAISSLRSYDWIIFTSVNGVAFFFDRLKEMGKTPRSLSKARICAIGPATAEALRKRGVRVEYIPKQFVAESILRGLKRKGIEGKRILLARAERAREVLPEGLQSMGARVDQVEAYRTVKPKGASIRLKKLLGQRKVDVVTFTSSSTVHHFIDLLKGEEVPALLKGVAIACIGPVTAESAREAGLRVHIQPEVYTIPALTRAIERYFRREAYPPRRPR
- a CDS encoding acyl-CoA/acyl-ACP dehydrogenase translates to MFDILLTEEEKWLKQEVRRFVKERVPSSLIRAMDAEEVRYPKEYMEALASENLLGLRFSKEWGGRGMSWTAEVAAIEEIGVLGSGMACLYSLVSIVGEAIHEFGTPEQKERYLKPTIEGKLCCAEALTEPRGGSDFFGATTLARRDGDDFILSGQKRFVVGAEGADYFLVYAKTAPEAEPHKSISCFIVERKMGVEVKHVYGLLGSRGGGTGRLYFRDTRVPASNLVGPLNGGFLVFNRMMIPERLTTAAGALGMARCCLEIATRYSHRRKAFGEPIRRFQAVSFKIADSIARLDAARSLVYVTAKHVDSGLDSRRMVSEAKKISTEMLWEVVNHSMQVMGGIGYTNVYPIERFFRDARLQMIWTGTNEVMNLLIQHEYYKEVLEQTGQARDVEADAGDLEGDEEKVYE
- a CDS encoding B12-binding domain-containing radical SAM protein; this encodes MKILLVAPERERKKEEAFLFRLGFLNLPYVAAVTPPEIEVKIVDEACEKIDFDEKVDLVGLTAQTPSAPRAYQIAKAFKQRGIPVVMGGVHASLLPEEALQHVDAVVVGEAEGIWPSVIEDLRRGQLKKIYRAEGLVDPASLPLPRRELLKSQSYFPLKLLETTRGCPHHCDFCGVSLFFGYRYRSRPLQEIDRELSTLFQKGPVMDPWLKRVLSLFNRDLPYFLKRRLLYIIDSNIAGDRRFALELVSLLKSYDLLWYGHAPVSIAFDPKLLKGFAESGCIAINLGFESFSLKNLQTMGKGFNQPSRYLEAVQRIHDHGIGIMGTFIVGLDDDDPGVFQRIIDFCNEAKLDWALTFIMAPYPGTESFQRLEREGRIFCRDWEKYDSLNVVYKPLRMSVEELQRGMRRVWKEVFSLPSIYRRVLKRPWIHPLFYLVLNLQFHQLTKKW
- the ccsB gene encoding c-type cytochrome biogenesis protein CcsB; the protein is MNVTFFQIATLLYLLGTLGYLAYILFFREFLSKLASGMVILGFVFHTFALIARYLEAGYTPVTNLHESLSFYAWMIVGILLMATVRYPIKVLGAFLTTIALILMLFAYALPKEVLPLAPVLRSFWHPFHVFFAFLGNAIFTLAFGCGVLYLVQEHQLKSKKVGALARRLPSLKVLDDLNYQALTFGFPMLTLGIITGAVWAEYAWGRYWGWDPKETWSLITWFLYAAMLHQRLTVGWRGRKAAIMAIVGFFSVLFTFLGVNLLLPGLHTYANWEP
- the hemC gene encoding hydroxymethylbilane synthase, translated to MVPRELKIGTRGSPLALFQANWVKERLEARHPGLKVSLIRIKTTGDKIQNAPLSRIGGKGLFVKEIEEALLAKEIDLAVHSIKDVPTELPDGLHLAAITLREDPRDAFVSREGVRLKDLPPGAKIGTSSLRRQAQLLHFRPDLKLIPLRGNLDTRLKKLAKGDLDGIVLASAGLRRLGLLERATEILSTEISLPAIGQGALGIETRKGDEGVEEKIRFLNDRDSSLAVLAERSFLRRLEGGCQVPIAAFAQVVGSFLQMDGLVGTIDGKRLLRHHLEGRPEEAERVGFELAEILLGRGAKEILDQVYGRSLTP